ATTACCCCCATACCATGGATAATATAGTTAATATATAATCCTAAGGCTGTGGGCAAGTAACGATTATTTCTCATTTTACTTCCTCACTTTCTTCATTAAAGTAGCATTTAATTATCCTTAAAGAGTAATTCGTGGATATATTCAACTGGCATGTCTTCACCACAGAAGTGTTTGAAAGCTACTGCTCCTTGATAAAGCATCATGCCTAAACCATTGATTGCTTTTTTAACGCCATGTTCCTTGGCAAATTTTAATAATTCTGTTTCTGCAGGTGAATAAACAGTATCAAAGACCACTAAGTCTTCACGTAAGAAGCTTGGATCAGTAATCACGGACTCATTTTCAAGCGGATGCATCCCTACTCCACTGGCATCAATATAGATACTGCTCTTATCCATGGCTTCTTTCAGCGCTTCACGATTTTCTAAGTATTCAACAGTCGCTTTACAGTTCGTTTTTTGATTAATTCGTTCAGCCACACTCACTGCGTTAGGGTAGAATTCATCATCTTGGTTGAAGATATGTAATTCTTTAATTCCATCTAGAGCGCCTTGTACCGCAATAGCTGTCCCTGCACCACCACATCCAACTAAGGTTACTGTAGCATCTTTGACTTCAACGCCTTCTTCAGCTAAAGCCTTCATCGCTCCAACACCATCTGTGTTATAGCCAACGAGGTGCCCTTTCCCATCTTTATTGGTTACTGTATTAACAGCACCAATCAATTCAGCACTTTCATCAAGTTCATCTAAGAGAGGAATAACTTTTTGCTTATTAGGCATAGAAATATTTGAACCGCGAATCCCTAAAGCCCGGATACCTTGAATCGCATCGGCTAATTCGTCATTTCCTACTTCAAAAGCAAGATAGGCATAAGGAAGTTTTAGCTTGGCAAAGGCTTCGTTATGCATCGTTGGTGATTTACTATGTCTAATAGGTGTTGCTAATAAGGAAATTAATAAGGTATGTCCGTCTAAACGTTCTGTCATTCGTATAACCTCTTTCTCTTTTTTCATAATTTACTTTCTATTCAAATTATAGTTTTCACATTCACAAATAACAAATTGATAATAACCCTTTAATCTATAGATTTATTGAATGAATCATGCTAAATTATAGAAAGAAGTTATAATATGCTATGTTCTTTATTTTTAATATTGTAACCGCTTAAGCTGAGTCGGTTTTATATCATCTAATAAATTTAATTTCTTTTAAAAAGTTAGTGAATAAAAGTACAATAGAAAGTGATTAGTTATGAATCTTTACCATCTAAAATATTTCGTTACCCTCGCTAAATATGAACACTACACCTTAGCTGCTAAGGAATTACGTATCACTCAGCCCACACTCAGTAATGCTATTAAGTCCTTAGAAACAGAGTTAGGTATTCAACTATTTGAAAAAGACGGTCGTAATGTCAAAATCACACGAGTAGGTAATAACTTTCTTAGACATGTGACTGAATTATTAGCTATTCTTGACTTAGCTATCACCAAGGCAGAAAAGGAGGGCCATGGTGAGGGATTAGTGCGTCTAAATTTACTAAGAGTTCTAAGTAACTTAGTTCCTCATTTAGCAAGACAATTCATTGATCAAAATCCCGAAAAAAATATCAGCTTTGAATTTAGTAATGCTCACGGACTAAGCGGTGAAATGATAAAAAATGTCCAAAATAAAAAGACCGATTTGGCCTTTTGTACAAAGATTAATGTTAATGATCCCAGCCTCTCCTTTGTCAAAATTGCTGAAGAAAATATTGTTCTTATCACATCTAAAGACCATCCCTTAGCCGCAAAAAAAGCGGTCAATATCTTTGAAACTCTAGCCTATCCTCAGATATGGTTCTCTAAAAAAGCAGGGATGCGAACAATTATTGATAAAATTACCAACGATTTAAACATCCGGGATAGTATTGGTATTTCTTTGGAAGTCGATGAGGATGAAACTGTCGCCGGACTGGTCGCAGAAGGATTTGGCATTGCTTATATCGCTAATAATAAGGTATTGAATAACTATCCTTTAGCCATACTCCCAATTAAGAATTTCGACTATAAACGTTCCTACTATATGGTCTACCGCAATGATATTTATCATGCCCCTGTCGTCGAAGATTTTATTACATATATAAAGGAAGTCTCACTATAAAATATCCAAAAAGAACTATTAAAAAAACAGTTCCCCCTAATCGTAAGGAGAACTGTCTAATTGCTAGTCCTTTTAAATTATTCAGCAACCGCTTCTGCAGCTAATTTCCCTGAAGTTAAGGCCCAGGCATTATTGGCTCCTGAAGGCGAGTCGGTACCCATTACTCCACCAACCACTTCACCAGCTGCGTAAAGTCCTGGGATTACCTTACCATCCTTATTTTCAACTTGTAGTCGACTGTTGACGACTAGCCCACCCATGGTGGTCGCAAAGCGCGGTTTTTGTTCAATAAGGTAGTAAGGGCCTTCATTGGAGATCTTTTCTTCTAAGAATATCTCTTCTCGGCCTAGAGGGTCCTCTTTCGTTTCGACAGCTTGGTTAAAGGCCTTAACCGTTTCAACTAAATTATTTTCTGGAAAATCTAGCTTGTCTTCAAGCTCCTGTAAAGAGTCCCTTTTAATGAAGAAGGGAGTCGATTCACCATCTTGGGCCAGCCAATTGTCGATATCTGCCTTAGATATCCCACCTTCAGCCACTCCCTCTTGGAAAATAGCAAAACGCTCGGCATCCAGTAAGAGATAAAGAATCTTATGGTCTTCTGCCATTAAAGCATTTAAAACGTCATGGTTAGTGGCTCTCTCGTTAATCACCCGTTGCCCCTGGTCATTAACTAAGATACCGTTCATTTTTAAGACCGGAATATTTCCTCCAATAGTAGATTTAGCACGTCCCGGAGAAACTTCGATCCCATTCGGATAAATTTTCCCGTAATTCATCATTCTAGTCCCAGCATCCACAGCTTCGGTGACTTTAATCGCATCTCCAGTTGAAGATGCGGGGCCATAATAAAGGACTTCTTTTAATTCTTCAGAGAGAAGCTCTTTGTTATTTCCGTAGCCTCCGCTAGCTAAAATGACATTCTTAGCATGAAGAATATAAGTAGTTCCGTCTTCAGCAAGGGCTTTAACACCAACAACTTGCGGAATGGCAGAGTCAGAGTCCCCACTTACGGAAGCAGAGGAAACAGCATCGGCTTGATCCAGTAAGAGTTCTTTCATTCGAGTCTCTTTGAGCACAAAAACATCACTAGCTTCTAAGGCTTGACGGGCAGTGGTTGCAAAACCGTGACCACCGTCTTCATAGGCAAGCTCACGGTCATAGGCATACTCAGGTAGGTTATGCAGTCCTTCTTCGGTATCGTATTGAACGCCGATATCTTGATTGAGCCAGTCGGTGGTTTCACCAACATTGTTGGCCAAAAGTTCAATCAATTCGTCGATATTTTCATAGTTACCGTTGGCTTTAAAATCTTCAACCATGGCTTCTGCACTATCTTCAGTAACGCCTAAGTCTTTCTGTAGATGTGAGCCATAAACGACTTGATTCCCCCCACTAATCGAGATGGCTCCACCGATGAAACTTTGTTTCTCAACAAGGATAACTTTAAGTCCCAGCTGTGAGGCCCTAAGCGCAGCACTGATACCGGCTGCTCCCCCACCAACAACGACCAGGTCGGTATTTTTTTCGATACTTTCATCAGATTTTTCAATGACTGGTTTAGGACGATTTTTTAAGACTTCCACAGCCTGGTCTCCAGCTGCTTCTTTGACCGCTTCTGAAACCCCTTCAATTATTCCCAAACTAGAAATTGTCGCTCCTGACACAGTATCAACATTTAAAGTTTGGTAATCAACAATTTGTTGGGGGATGATTTCAAAGACCTTATCTGAGAGTCCTTCCGACTCGGATGACTGATCGATATCTATAGTTTGGATCGCTGAATCTGAAAAAGTCACCAGCATATCTAAGACGCTATTATGTCCTTTCGCCTTTGTTTTGTATTTCCCTGGGGTAAATTGAATATTTTCTCCCATTGTCTGTCGACTCCTCTCACAAATTATATATTTCACATTATCAATTCTATTATACATGGAGAATTGATTAAAAATAAGAATGAATGCGCTTTTATCCATTGATATTTATTATGAATGGAGAGGGAGGATTCTATTGATTAAATACTATTCTTGAAGAAGGTGACACGATCACTGTGGGCTGAGGAAAGGCCCTACAAGAATTGACCAAGCATTGCTAGAGTAATCTTAATAAGAGGACCCTCTTCACTCCCCTAATTGAGGGACACTAGAAGAACGCCGCATCAGTGTTGCACAAAAAGACTTTGCCCAAATTGAACGCAAGATGTGTATCACCGGTAGTCGGAAGAAACGCATCAGCATTCTCTCCGCTATTAATAGTCAGTGTACAGGCGAATTGATCATAGATATCTATACGCCGCGTTTTCTGACGGAGAATATTTAACAGTCACAAAAAGCCTTACTTGTAATCATTTTCAAGTAAGGCTTCTTCATGTTTTCAAACGAATGCTTTTTTCAAGATCTCCTACAAAGAATAGATAGGACCAAAACCTCTAATTAAATCGCTGTCCAGCCCCCATCAACACCAACAATTTGACCAGTGACATAAGTGGATTCGTCGGCTGCTAAGAAGACCACCGCACTAGCTAATTCCCCAGGTTTACCTGGACGCTTCATTGGGGTTCTGACTTCAATAAAGTCACTCATGGCCTCCATGGCCTCAGGATTGTTGGCTTCAGAAGCGAAGAAACCAGGGGCGATGGCGTTAACCGTCACACCAGTAGTGGCCCATTCCGTTGCCGCTGCCCGAGTGAAGTTAACCACCGCACCCTTAGCCGCCGCATAGTCAATAATCGGAAGCTCGGGTAAGCCACCAAAGCCGAGAATGGAGGCAATGTTGATCACACGGCCGTAGCCATTTTCCACCATCTTGGCTCCAAATTCGCGGGTCATGTACATCATCCCGTCCACATCCAAATTGAAGGTCTTGTGCCAAGCCTCATCGGTAATTTCAGCCAGGGGCGCGTTATTCCCGCCACCCGCATTGTTGACTAAGATATCTACCTTGCCAAACTTATCTAAGATAGCTTGGTGGGTTTCCTTGATCGATTCAGGATCGGTCACATCGGTTGAAATCGGGAAGATTTCAGAACCGGTCTTTTCTGCAATTTCTTTAGCGGCTTCGTCGAGCACTTCTTGACGTCTAGATAAGATAGCCACTTTGGCCCCTTGACTAGCCAAGGCGGTCGCAAATTGCTTGCCAATTCCAGTTCCACCTCCAGTCACCACGGCCACACGATTGGATAAATCAAACATATACATTCCTCCATTCAAAACATTAGTAATACTTTCATTATAAGGAAAATTAACAAAGAAAGCGATTACGGGACCTTAGCATTTCTTTCAACAAAATTTACCTAAAATCATTTCAGTTATTTTAAAGGATAGTGGTCCTTAAAATAAAATGGCGCCAAAACATCATTTACTAGGTTTTGGCGCCAAACATGATACAGTATTAAATCATTTTCCTAATATCGCTATTCATTTGCTTTTTCTAACACTTTTTTTACAGCAGAAAGAATGGCCTGAGAAGTTACTGTTGCTCCCGAGACAGTATCGATTTCAACGGACTGTTTTTCGATAATAGCTTGAGGAATTCTTTCTAAAGCAATATCTCCAATTCCCGGCGTTTCATTTTCTTCTAGAATTTTAACTGTTTCAATTGTATTATTGCCTAAGGTCACCTCTACAGTAACATCACTCATTTGACCTTTCTCGGTTTCAGTATAAACTCCATCTTTTAGCATACTCACACCTCTTATAAAGAATCAATATATTGTTTAGCACTCTTAACAGCGGTACGGCCTGAGTTAACATTATGGGCACAAGCTGATCCACCGACATTAATGGTATAGACGTCATGATATTGCATTGCTGTATCCATTCCTGCTACGTATAGGCCAGGAATTGGATCAAATTGATCATCAATTACCTCAAACCACTTATTGCTACCGATCCCACCAATACCAACGATATAGTTAAAGTCTAACCGAGCAATATAATATGGCGCCTTATTTATTGGTATTAACTTATCTGTTTCTTTACCAAAATCAATATCTCTTCCTTCTGCAGCCATTTCATTGTAATGATCAACAGTTCTTAAGAATTCTTCCTTAGGTAAGCCAACCTTTTCTGCTAATTCTTCAAAGGTATCTGCTTTATATAAAGAATTCCCCTTATTTTCTTCAACAGCTTTTTCTAAAACTTCTTTAGCATTTTCGATATCTTTCGTAAAATTGTCATAGATTTCTTGATCAAAAATCATATATGCCACTTTATTACTGTTAATGGCTAATGACTGTAACATAATATTGGTTTGACGAATATTTTCATTAACAAAGCGATCGCCATCTTGATTTACCCATAAGAACGGCCCTCCGGCAGGTAGACCCATCATTCCATTCAATAGATCATAGTGTGGGTAAACCCCTTCATAAGGCAAAGCTTGAATATAATTCACAATCAACTGACACGAGTTGGTAATGGTATCCATAGCGCCTGCGCTCATAGCTAATTTATAACCATCACCTTTAACGCTAGGCATACCTGTCAATACCGTATTTTCTAACTTCCAACCAGCACGATGAACTAAGTCCTTATCACCGCCGATACCACCAGTTGCCAGTATGACAGCCTTTGCATTAATTTTAATATTTTTATTTTTAGTTTTTGAATAGGCACCTACTACTTTTCCATCTTCCTCGATTAGACCAGTAACTGGAGTTTCTAATAAGAATTTCACACCTAATTCCTCAGCTCTTTTCTTCATTTGCGGAACATAGCCCTTGGAAGCAACGCCACCCTTAAACCAGTGGAAAGTTGGCGCTACACAGGTACCATGATAGTCATCTACCTTATCATATTCCACTCCTTGATCAAGACACCACTGCACATTTTCTGCTGAGTTATATATTAAATCCAACCATAAAGACCCGTTTGGGGTATATTGGGCTTGTTGATGTTCATAGCCGATCAATTCAACTGGATCCAAATGGATATCAGCTTCTTTTTGCATAACTGAGTCCACACCGAGCATCCCTTCAACGCCCATTCCATTCCCACCGCAATAAGCGTTAGATTCAACTAAAAGGACTTCAACGCCCTCTTGATGCCCTGCCTCTACTGCAGCAGCTAAACCAGAAATTCCTCCGCCGACCACCAAGATATCGGTATCATAGGTTTCATTGATCGCTTCTCCTTGGTCACTTACCACTTTCGTCTCCATGTGTATACCTCCTAAAAATAATTATTTACCATTCTTTTCTTCATAGGCGTTTTGAGCAGGATGCCTTTCAATGAGTTACTAATTTTACTTCATCACCATTTCCAGTTTCTAAAGTCTTTATATCAGCTATCTTTACAGATATAATGATAATATAAGCAAAATAAGTGTAAAGCTTCACATGATTTCAAATGTTACAAATATGAACATTTCTGCTTAAATGTTCAATCACAAATAAATTAAATGAGGTTGATCACAATGAACACGCGCCTATATCTATTTAGTCGTTTTGAAGATTATTTAGACGATACTTACCAGGATGCTACTGTAAAGTCTTTTTGTGAATTCTCAAACATATCAAGAACAACATTCTATCGCTTTTTTCAAAATATTGATGATTTGGTTATTTCTTTTTATCAATATCAGGCAGATATTATTTTCCTTAATTCAAAAGAGATGACATATTATGAAATCATGTATTTACATGGTGAATTATTATTAAAGGATAAGTATCGTGCTATGATCTTAAATTATTACAAGCACAACCCCAATGACTTTATTAGATATGTATCTGATAATTTCTTCTCTTTTAGTGAGAAGTACTATTATAATCATCATCATGAAAAGTTAAGTGAAACACAGTTATTTGCTCTTAAAATTTATGTAAAAGGTGCCGCTTATATTATTTTAGAAATTCTATTGGATAACTTAGATTATCAATTAGATGATTTAAACACTAAATTAGATATAGTAAAACCCGATTTTTTAAATATTGATTAACTCAAAAAAAGCAGCCCCTACAGGCTGCTTTCCTCCTCTACCGATCTTCTACGCCGCGACATCCTGACTTAAGAGCCAGCCAATGGCAACTCCCCGGTTACTTAACAAGTAAGCCCAGTCACTCTGCGGGTGGTCGATCGGCTTACGCGCCATCACGGCAAAGACCTGGCCCTTGACCCAGTCAGCGATTTTTTGCCCGGTTTGCCAGTGGGTCGCCCAATCAGCGACTCGAACGGAAGCCCCAACCTCCACCGACTCAGTCTTGCCTTCACCAAGGTTACGCTGAGCCACGAGCTGGTTGACCCGGTCTTGGACCAGCTGGTAATCATAACCTGCGGACTCTAAGCGCTGTTTCCGGTCAGCCCCGTTACCCCACTGGCGGTCCAGGACTTCTTGAGCCAACTGGTCGACGGTTTTATCGGCCCCCTTCCTGACCCTTCCATACTTAGGCCGGGCATAGCCCTTGATCTGCCAATCATTCCAGGCAAAGCGGTTCCTGGCCACCCGGCGACTGGCATTACCCTCAATGGTGGTAATGGTCGACCCGGTCACGGCCTCGACAAAACCAATATGATCAGCAAATCCACCTCCATCCCAGTCAAAGCAAACAATGTCTCCGGCTTGGGGATAAACCTGGCCCAGCCAGATGCCAAGGCCGGCAAAGACATGAATATGGCGCTGAACCCCGCATTCCCGTCCAATCAAATCTGTCGCTCCCGCTTCATCCCCGACTGCCGTTACAAAAATATCACACCAGTCGTCACTATACTTGGCCACATACCCTACCGGCCGGGGCAGGACCCGGTTATAGCGGTCCACCATAGCACGATGGGACGTCGACCCCATGGTCATGCCCAGGTACTTTTGCGCCGTTTTAAGCACTTGCTGGGCGGTAACCATAGCCCCCACCTCCCTTATGGTAGTCCTCACTAGACAATTGCAAGAGCGATCCCAAGAAGATCGCCAGTAAATTCAAGGTCACGACTACTGTATCCGTTCCCACAAAACCATAGGCCTGGCCCAGTCCCTTGACTAAAACCGCCAAGGCCGGCATCAAGACCAAGGCGACCCACTTTAAGCGGTCATAGGTCTGATTACTCAAAAGCATTCTGCCATCATCTCCTTTACCCTTTCAACTAAAGTTGTCAACTGCTTATCCACTGCCTGGAAGCGAAAGGCGGTCTCCATTAAGGTCTTCTCCACCACTTGGATCCGCTCATGGAGAGCCTCTTGCCGGTCTTTTTGTTGGTTCAATTCCTCAGCCATCACGTCCAAACGAGTGATCAAGCGCTGGATAGCCGTAATCAACTGGATGATTTTACTGACCAGGGTGATAATGGCCACAAAGGCGGAGGCCAGTCCTCCCATTTCAATCAGGGTCATCCCCTTCACTCCTTCCCTTGTTTATTTCCTTTTCTTCATCTTTTCCTTAGCACTTTCTCATAAAAAAAGCCCCGCTAGGCAGGGCTTGGGAGGTCAATCCCTAACTTAGGCTTGGACTTGGTAGATGTCTTGGACCGCGCGGCGGACATAACGAGCGCCGGTCGCTTGGGCATAAGGGTCCAGGCCATCTTCATTGAAGAAAATGTCGGCACCTACAATAGCCGCTAAGGCCGCTTGGGCCACTTCGCTAGAAACATCTTCTTTGGGTTCTTTAATGGTTACTTTCTTAGTTTTTCCCTCTTCAGTCTTGAATAAGAGTTCTAAGTTTAAAGTTTCTTGCATGGTTCTTCCTCCTAACTAATCCACAAGGCCTTAGACATAGATGTGGCGGCAGATGCTTTCCACTTCGGTTACGGGGTCCTTAGCCAGACTCGCCACCGCATCCCGGACCGCAAAGACAGCTTCTAAGGCAGGTTCTTCCACCAGGTCTTTGAAGGTAGTCTTGATTTCTGTGTCCGTTTCAAAGTTGGTCACCTTAACCACTAACTTGTTGTCGATAAATTCTTGCATCTCAATCACTCCTTTTTTTGCTTTAGTAGCTAGCTACACCCTATATACGGATTGAAGGCAGCCAAGTGTTACCTGAAAAGCAAAATTTTTTTACCCCGACACAAAAAAGCCCACGCAAAGGTGAGCCAGTGAAAAAATTCATATTAGTCAAGAACTAGTCTTCCAGTAAATCCTTAAAGGGAAGCAGGCGTTGGGCCAGGCGGTCTTTCCATTGGTAGATGGTTTTTCTAGCCACACCAAAGGTCCGGGCAATATCAGCAATGGAAAAGTCCCCTTCCGCCAAGGCTAAGGTCAACTGGTAGTCACGCTCTGACAAAGTATCTTGGGCCGCCTGGAGGAAGTCGGCCGCTCCCGCCTCAAAATCCTCGGCACTCTCAGACTCCGTCAACCAGTCCTGGTGGTCGGACAGGGTCAGCTGGGGCAAGCGGCTAGTCTGTCGCAAGAGGTCCAGTAAAGACCAGCGCAAGTAACGACCCGCATAGGCGACAAAACGGTAGCGGTCCTCAGCCAAGGGATCGCCCTCAAAGCGGTCCACCACATCCAGGAGC
This genomic stretch from Aerococcus mictus harbors:
- a CDS encoding FMN-binding protein — protein: MLKDGVYTETEKGQMSDVTVEVTLGNNTIETVKILEENETPGIGDIALERIPQAIIEKQSVEIDTVSGATVTSQAILSAVKKVLEKANE
- a CDS encoding CHAP domain-containing protein, translated to MVTAQQVLKTAQKYLGMTMGSTSHRAMVDRYNRVLPRPVGYVAKYSDDWCDIFVTAVGDEAGATDLIGRECGVQRHIHVFAGLGIWLGQVYPQAGDIVCFDWDGGGFADHIGFVEAVTGSTITTIEGNASRRVARNRFAWNDWQIKGYARPKYGRVRKGADKTVDQLAQEVLDRQWGNGADRKQRLESAGYDYQLVQDRVNQLVAQRNLGEGKTESVEVGASVRVADWATHWQTGQKIADWVKGQVFAVMARKPIDHPQSDWAYLLSNRGVAIGWLLSQDVAA
- a CDS encoding sigma-70 family RNA polymerase sigma factor yields the protein MRLDKLYADRLLREFEALIHRTLADLNIRKCHGDYQDYAQELRLKLLDVVDRFEGDPLAEDRYRFVAYAGRYLRWSLLDLLRQTSRLPQLTLSDHQDWLTESESAEDFEAGAADFLQAAQDTLSERDYQLTLALAEGDFSIADIARTFGVARKTIYQWKDRLAQRLLPFKDLLED
- a CDS encoding phage holin, which translates into the protein MLLSNQTYDRLKWVALVLMPALAVLVKGLGQAYGFVGTDTVVVTLNLLAIFLGSLLQLSSEDYHKGGGGYGYRPASA
- a CDS encoding FAD-dependent oxidoreductase; its protein translation is METKVVSDQGEAINETYDTDILVVGGGISGLAAAVEAGHQEGVEVLLVESNAYCGGNGMGVEGMLGVDSVMQKEADIHLDPVELIGYEHQQAQYTPNGSLWLDLIYNSAENVQWCLDQGVEYDKVDDYHGTCVAPTFHWFKGGVASKGYVPQMKKRAEELGVKFLLETPVTGLIEEDGKVVGAYSKTKNKNIKINAKAVILATGGIGGDKDLVHRAGWKLENTVLTGMPSVKGDGYKLAMSAGAMDTITNSCQLIVNYIQALPYEGVYPHYDLLNGMMGLPAGGPFLWVNQDGDRFVNENIRQTNIMLQSLAINSNKVAYMIFDQEIYDNFTKDIENAKEVLEKAVEENKGNSLYKADTFEELAEKVGLPKEEFLRTVDHYNEMAAEGRDIDFGKETDKLIPINKAPYYIARLDFNYIVGIGGIGSNKWFEVIDDQFDPIPGLYVAGMDTAMQYHDVYTINVGGSACAHNVNSGRTAVKSAKQYIDSL
- a CDS encoding DUF2922 domain-containing protein, which translates into the protein MQETLNLELLFKTEEGKTKKVTIKEPKEDVSSEVAQAALAAIVGADIFFNEDGLDPYAQATGARYVRRAVQDIYQVQA
- a CDS encoding FAD-dependent oxidoreductase, with the protein product MGENIQFTPGKYKTKAKGHNSVLDMLVTFSDSAIQTIDIDQSSESEGLSDKVFEIIPQQIVDYQTLNVDTVSGATISSLGIIEGVSEAVKEAAGDQAVEVLKNRPKPVIEKSDESIEKNTDLVVVGGGAAGISAALRASQLGLKVILVEKQSFIGGAISISGGNQVVYGSHLQKDLGVTEDSAEAMVEDFKANGNYENIDELIELLANNVGETTDWLNQDIGVQYDTEEGLHNLPEYAYDRELAYEDGGHGFATTARQALEASDVFVLKETRMKELLLDQADAVSSASVSGDSDSAIPQVVGVKALAEDGTTYILHAKNVILASGGYGNNKELLSEELKEVLYYGPASSTGDAIKVTEAVDAGTRMMNYGKIYPNGIEVSPGRAKSTIGGNIPVLKMNGILVNDQGQRVINERATNHDVLNALMAEDHKILYLLLDAERFAIFQEGVAEGGISKADIDNWLAQDGESTPFFIKRDSLQELEDKLDFPENNLVETVKAFNQAVETKEDPLGREEIFLEEKISNEGPYYLIEQKPRFATTMGGLVVNSRLQVENKDGKVIPGLYAAGEVVGGVMGTDSPSGANNAWALTSGKLAAEAVAE
- a CDS encoding SDR family NAD(P)-dependent oxidoreductase, whose protein sequence is MFDLSNRVAVVTGGGTGIGKQFATALASQGAKVAILSRRQEVLDEAAKEIAEKTGSEIFPISTDVTDPESIKETHQAILDKFGKVDILVNNAGGGNNAPLAEITDEAWHKTFNLDVDGMMYMTREFGAKMVENGYGRVINIASILGFGGLPELPIIDYAAAKGAVVNFTRAAATEWATTGVTVNAIAPGFFASEANNPEAMEAMSDFIEVRTPMKRPGKPGELASAVVFLAADESTYVTGQIVGVDGGWTAI
- a CDS encoding TetR/AcrR family transcriptional regulator — encoded protein: MNTRLYLFSRFEDYLDDTYQDATVKSFCEFSNISRTTFYRFFQNIDDLVISFYQYQADIIFLNSKEMTYYEIMYLHGELLLKDKYRAMILNYYKHNPNDFIRYVSDNFFSFSEKYYYNHHHEKLSETQLFALKIYVKGAAYIILEILLDNLDYQLDDLNTKLDIVKPDFLNID
- the aroE gene encoding shikimate dehydrogenase, whose product is MTERLDGHTLLISLLATPIRHSKSPTMHNEAFAKLKLPYAYLAFEVGNDELADAIQGIRALGIRGSNISMPNKQKVIPLLDELDESAELIGAVNTVTNKDGKGHLVGYNTDGVGAMKALAEEGVEVKDATVTLVGCGGAGTAIAVQGALDGIKELHIFNQDDEFYPNAVSVAERINQKTNCKATVEYLENREALKEAMDKSSIYIDASGVGMHPLENESVITDPSFLREDLVVFDTVYSPAETELLKFAKEHGVKKAINGLGMMLYQGAVAFKHFCGEDMPVEYIHELLFKDN
- a CDS encoding DUF1659 domain-containing protein, which produces MQEFIDNKLVVKVTNFETDTEIKTTFKDLVEEPALEAVFAVRDAVASLAKDPVTEVESICRHIYV
- a CDS encoding LysR family transcriptional regulator; translated protein: MNLYHLKYFVTLAKYEHYTLAAKELRITQPTLSNAIKSLETELGIQLFEKDGRNVKITRVGNNFLRHVTELLAILDLAITKAEKEGHGEGLVRLNLLRVLSNLVPHLARQFIDQNPEKNISFEFSNAHGLSGEMIKNVQNKKTDLAFCTKINVNDPSLSFVKIAEENIVLITSKDHPLAAKKAVNIFETLAYPQIWFSKKAGMRTIIDKITNDLNIRDSIGISLEVDEDETVAGLVAEGFGIAYIANNKVLNNYPLAILPIKNFDYKRSYYMVYRNDIYHAPVVEDFITYIKEVSL